The DNA region attttcagcacaatcccattcaagatcagacaaacattacagggagacagaacaggatcgctgacgggtctgccaacttccggcgccccttacaaaaaaggtgagatacaggtaaacaatgtggGGTcgagataaaaataaattaaaataaaataaaataaaaaaaaataaattaaaaaaataaaaacctaacCCAGACTGTACTTCCAGCGGCTCactatgctacatgctacatgctacatacgGCCTACTGTACGTACATTATTAGTCAAAATGCTATAAATGACAAAACATCAACCCGTCGTGCGTAGGACCTCCCACCGCGTGATTCTCGGCGAGCACGACCGCTCGTCCACGGCCGAGGACACCCAGGTCATGAGGGTCGGCAAGGTGTTCAAGCACCCCCGCTACAACGGCTTCACCATCAACAACGACATCCTGCTCATCAAGCTGGCGAGCCCCGCCCAGATGAACATGCGCGTGTCCCCCGTGTGCGTGGCCGACACCGGCGACAACTTCCCCGGCGGGATGAAGTGCATGACCAGCGGCTGGGGTCTGACCCGTCACAACGGTGAGGGCGCCGACAGCAAGGGGGCGTGGCCTAGCGACACCCAGGGCGGTAACATGAAGTGTGTTGCGTTGCAGCTCCCGACACGCCCGCCCTCCTGCAGCAGGCCTCCCTGCCCCTGCTGACCAATGAGCAGTGCCGTCGTTACTGGGGCAGCAAGATCAGCAACCTGATGATCTGCGCCGGGGCCTCCGGAGCTTCCTCCTGCATGGTGAGCGGGGCCCTCATCCGACGGCTCCTCTCTTGACGCTCTCTTTGCTCATGATCTCGTTGTTGTTTCCAGGGCGACTCTGGTGGTCCCCTGGTCTGCCAGAAGGGCGGCGCCTGGACTCTGGTGGGTATCGTGTCCTGGGGCAGCGGAACTTGCACGCCAACCAGTCCTGGCGTGTACGCACGTGTCACAGAGCTCCGCGCCTGGATGGACCAGACCATCGCCTCCAACTGAGCAGTTTTTCCTTTCAagttcaataaaaaaatttaaataaactgATTGTGTCAATCAAATTAATTGAATTCCATCTTGGCAGTCAGAATTTagtaccaatatatacagtcgcaatcaaaagtttacgtGCACTtggaaagaacataatgtcatggctgtcttgagtttccaataatttctacaactcttatttttttgtgatagagtgattggagcacatacttgtttgtcacaaaaaatattcatgaagtttggttcttttatgaatttattatgggtctactgaaaatgtgagcaaatgtgctgggtcaaaagtatacatacagcaatgttaatatttgcttacatgtcccttggcaagtttcactgcaataaggcgcttttggtagccatccacaagcttctggtttaatttttgaccactcctcttgacaaaattggtgcagtttcagctaaattggttggttttctgacatggacttgtttcttcagcattgtccacatgtttaagtcaggactttgggaaggccattctaaaaccttcattttagcctgatttagccattcctttaccacttttgacgtgtgtttgggagtcattgtcctgttggaacacccaactgcgcccaagacccaaccttttacgtcctctagatcaggggtcggcaacccgcggctctagagccgcatgcggctctttagcgccgccctagtggctctctgaaacttttttaaaaatgtatgaaaaatggaaaaagatgaggggaaaaaaaattattgttttaatatggtttctgtaggatgacaaacatgacacaaacctccctaattgttataaatcacactgtttgtattaaacatgcgagtatttggcaagcgccgctttgtcctactaattttggcggtccttgaactcaccttagttgttacatgtataactttctccgactttctaggacgtgttttatgccacttctttttctgtctcattttgtccaccacacttttaacgttgtgcgtgagtgcacaaaggtgagttttgttgatgttattgacttgtgtggagtgctaatcagacatatttggtcactgcatgactgcaagctaatcgatgctaacatgctatttaggctagctatatgtacatattgcatcattatgcctcatttgtagctatatttgagctcatttagtttcctttaagtcatctcaattatatgtatatctcatgacacactatttgtatgtaatatggcttttaatttgttgcggctccagacaaatttgtttttgtatttttgctccaatatggctctttcaacattttgggttgccgacccctgctctagatagtcaagtttgaccgtcttctcggcctccaccagagtccaccagtgGACGCGCTGTGGCGGGGATCCTCGTACACACTGCACACATTCACCGGGACACGGCGTGGATTTTTCTATGCTTTTATAAATCCAGTGTGGGACacaatgttttttgtattttttgtagggATAACCACAAATAAATTATCGTGTGGTGCCAGGTGACATCAAAGCACAACATGATTTATTGAGACTTTAGTAGGAAATCATACAAAAGTTAAACTTGCCTACTTTCTGATAACGCAAGCATCAACGCACCTGCACATTCTTGGGATTTTGGTATGCTTTCATGAAATGTTGACAAAGGGGATCAACAGTTGTATATCATGAGTACATATCCGTTCGTATAATCTTACTAAATTATACAGCGGAACCTCAACTCTCAAATTAAAAACCcttgagtggctgtgccagcaatcggagtgttgctggttactggggttcaattcccaccttctaccttcctagtcacgtccgttgtgtccttgggcaagacacttcaccctttgcctctgatggctgctggttagcgccttgcatggcagctcccgccatcagtgtgtgaatgtgtgtgtgaatgggtaaatgtggaaatactgtcaaagcgctttgagtaccttgaaggtagaaaagcgctatacaagtataacccatttatcatttattatttatttataaggtgtaaatctcgcgccaggccgtacccatatccgcagcaggtctccaaggtgaacagcctctggcatgttaggtTGGTAgttctgatgattttaggttgtcctgaagaatttggaggtaatcctcctttttcattgtcccatttaaagcaccagttccattggcagcaaaacaggtccagagcataatactaccaccaccatgcttgacggtaggcatggtgttcctgagtTTAAAGGCCTCATCTAttctcctccgaacatattgctgggtattgtggccaaacagctcaatttttgtttcatctgacatcacatggacaaagataatactttctggaggaaagttccgtggtcagatgaaacaaaaatgatgtatgtcaacttttgaccacgactgtttaATATCGCTGTACTCCACGTTATGAGTTACCCCTATGGGTGGGTGGTGCAATATATTTCAGCTTTATTTTTTAGAACTtaaaacaaatccatccatcttcttccgcttatccgaggtcgggtcgcgggggcagcagcctaagcagggaagcccagacttccctctccccagccacttcgtccagctccacccgagggatcccgaggcgttcccaggccagccgggagagatagtcttcccaacgtaacctgggtcttccccgtggcctcctaccggtcggacgtgcccgaaacacctccctagggaggcgttcgggtggcatcctgaccagatgcccgaaccacctcatctggctcctctccatgtggaggagcacatacttgttggtcacaaaaaaacattcatgaagtttggttcttttatgaatttattatgggtctactgaaaatgtgagcaaatgtgctgggtcaaaagtatacatacagcaatgttaatatttgcttacatgtcccttggcaagtttcactgcaataaggcgcttttggtagccatccacaagcttctggttgaatttttgaccactcctcttgacaaaattggtgcagtttcagctaaatttgttggttttctgacatggacttgtttcttcagcattgtccacatgtttaagtcaggactttgggaaggccattctaaaaccttcattctagcctgatttagccattcctttaccacttttgacgtgtgtttgggagtcattgtcctgttggaacacccaactgcgctcaagtcccaacctccgggctgataattttaggttgtcctgaagaatttggaggtaatcctcctttttcattgtaccATTTACTCTCTGCAAAACACCAgttagaggggggtgggggtatAGAAGGAAAATAAAGAAGAGAAGTAAGAGGGGGATGTGCACGGTCCATCGACAATCCAACGGGCTTGCACTCACGCCTCATTGAGGCCTCCCGGATGCCTGGTGCCCAACCTGGTGATCCAAAGAAGTTCCGCCCTGTGGCGTTGGGAGAGAGGAGAAGGGGTTACCTTATGTCAAAAAAAGATTTACGACCTTAAGGTCAAAAGGTCACAggggggtggggtgaaggggaggtcagaaggaggcggggctgaggggggaatacaccttatgtcaaaatgtgattgatggccctgtaagaggaggggtggggtgaaggggaggtcagaaggaggcggggctgagggtgagacaccttatgtcaaaatgtgattgatggccctgtaagaggaggggtggggtgaaggggaggtcagaggaaggtggggttaaggggggagacactttatgtcaaaatgcgatttacgactttttgagtattaacacatgtacgtacacacacacacatacactggtatatgtgaatggtaagtctttgttagtacgagcattaagagaaaatggaaaagatggagaAAGCTGTTGTTTCAGTAGGCATGATTAGCGAAACGCCAgtttcaatttataaaaatgataaaacttaCTACGACGCTCCTTGGAAAAGTAGGATTTTTTTGAATCGTACTCAAATTCCTCCAACCGAGTCTTTGCGTGAGAAGTGGTGCTTGGAGGGTTATGGAATGATTGGATCTTTTGGATACGTTTTCCGATACCAGATGGGAGATATCTGTTTGTTTCAGCTGAAAGAGAGAAGAGACGAAAGCCCTTTTTCGATTGCATCGTCGCTATCAACCGTGGATTGGGATGTTTTAAGTTTGACAATGCCTGATATTTTGTGGCATGATCCTTCTCCGATGGAAAAACGTGTAAAAGGAAGCTTGTTTACTTACCCGACGCTGGATGAGTTGCGTGAGAGAAGAATTTTGTTTAGCGCTACTTGGGAGACGAAATCTTCTGCCTCAGGTCGTTGGTTTTTTCGTGCCAGTCTCCGTGCTCCTAAAATCAACGGATCCTATCAGCCTCAGTCGACCGAACCAGACGTCTTTTCTTTGGAGTCTTTTAACTCTGAATGCGGGGTGTTTACTCCGGTGGTGGTGGTTCCTATAGCGGCATGGCGAGAGTGTATGGGAGAAATGAAGGAGAAGATAGACGTCTTGTTTCGAAGCAGCCGAAATTGGAAATGCGTACTGACGACGAAAAGAAGGTTGTCTTTTGAGACCACACCCCCGACGGAGTACAAAAGGACCTCCCCTGCCAATACATCAACCAATAGTATTTAAAAACAATCTTTCTACTAGTCTGATTGGTCGAAACTTTTTACGGGGCTCCTCCCCTTTAAAAACAATACGCCCCTCATTTTTTGACTAATTTgttggaaaagtggtcaaaagtcatgaaaatgtttaaaaatgacaCTGATACCATTACCATAAGTCTCGCCGCTGACCTCGTGAGTCTATGGATGCCCAATATGTCCAGAAAAAtctaaaatatctaaaaaaatagggggccggattttggacgtcgGCGTACCGCGTTTGGGgtagggccgtagtttggagaccgaTGGTAAAAATTTACTATTGatggttagtttttttctttggattaaatagagagtaaatctagcagaaaatatgcattataaacagagagagagagtttggAGGGGTAAGAACACCCTTTTGGGACTTTCACAGCAGCACAGCAGCAGTGAGAAGACATACACAGCAAAAGTcatgaacatgtttaaaaaatacacgCGTAAGAAACAGCACAATTAgggtatgaataaatattttaagcaaagttaccatctttattgatagtttttatttttttgtttttggcgggatgaaatcacacacacacacacacacacacacacacacacacacacacagcaaattgGTTGGTATGCGGTTTATTGTTGGCAGCTGGTTTTTATTGACAAAACCATGCTCGAAGAGATAGGTAGAGACAGGTGCTTTTTTGCTGACAAAACTATGCTCAAAGAGAGTGGTAGAGGCAGATTTAAGGCGGGAGAATTTGTTGAAGCAAGCAACCATGTCTTTTAAAACAGGTtcttaacaaacatatgttttttagatTAGGTACTCAAGCAtatttaaactggaaaaaaactATGTCCGTTTGATCTTACAAAGTTGGAAAATGACTCACAGGGTGTTGTTTAATATTATGcatattcattattttgttttatagaggGAATATGGGAAGATTTTAAAGCGAGTGCATTTTTACAAACACAGTTTGAGGAGTCAGAttttcatttttacaagaaaaaacatacaatatacttacggtatgaataaatatttttaaacaaagttaccatttttattgttagtttttttttttttggcgggatgaaatcacacgcacacacttggcTCTGGAAGAGGAGTGGGTGTTAATTTTGGGGGGACCTAAGACTGAGAGAgtcatattacacacacacacacacacacactgtcagcaAATGGTTGGTATGTGGAGAAAAGTtagaaaagtggtcaaaagtccccaaaaagtcTAAAAATTACACCCGGATACCACTCCAACAAGTCCCGCCGCAGGCATCGTGAGTCCGGGGGTGCTGACATGTCCAAAACGCCCCAGTAAAGTTGCAGGacgattgaaatatatttttgtataataactcagatacggtaacactagcgagcagtagatatTTAAACTGAAAAAAACTATGTCCGTTTGATTTTACAAAGTTGGAAAATGACTTTTGGGGTGTTGTTTAATATTATGCgtattcattattttgttttatagaggGAATATGGGAAGATTTTAAAGCGAGTGCATTACAAACACAATTTGAGGAGTCAGAttttcatttttaca from Entelurus aequoreus isolate RoL-2023_Sb linkage group LG02, RoL_Eaeq_v1.1, whole genome shotgun sequence includes:
- the LOC133631026 gene encoding chymotrypsin A-like, whose protein sequence is MAFLWILSCLAFVGAAYGCGSPAISPVITGYSRIVNGEEAVPHSWPWQVSLQDYTGFHFCGGSLINENWVVTAAHCNVRTSHRVILGEHDRSSTAEDTQVMRVGKVFKHPRYNGFTINNDILLIKLASPAQMNMRVSPVCVADTGDNFPGGMKCMTSGWGLTRHNAPDTPALLQQASLPLLTNEQCRRYWGSKISNLMICAGASGASSCMGDSGGPLVCQKGGAWTLVGIVSWGSGTCTPTSPGVYARVTELRAWMDQTIASN